The Parabacteroides sp. AD58 genome includes a window with the following:
- a CDS encoding N-acetylornithine carbamoyltransferase encodes MRNFTCVQDLGDLQQALKEAFEIKKDRFQFSELGKNKTLLMVFFNSSLRTRLSTQKAAMNLGMNTIVLDVNQGAWKLETERGVIMDGDKSEHLLEAIPVMGCYCDVIGVRSFARFENKADDYNEKILNQFIQYSGRPVFSMEAATRHPLQSFADLITIEEYKKTARPKVVMTWAPHPKALPQAVPNSFAEWMNATDYEFVITHPEGYELDPKFVGHAKVEYDQKKALEGADFVYAKNWAAYQDPNYGKVINMDRSWTVDTEKMALTNNAYFMHCLPVRRNMIVTDDVIESPQSIVIPEAANREISAQTVLKKILEGLK; translated from the coding sequence ATGAGAAATTTCACTTGTGTACAAGATTTAGGGGATTTACAACAAGCCCTTAAAGAAGCGTTTGAGATTAAAAAGGATCGTTTCCAGTTTTCTGAGTTAGGAAAGAATAAAACTCTATTGATGGTTTTCTTCAACTCGAGTTTACGTACTCGTCTGAGTACCCAGAAGGCTGCTATGAATTTGGGTATGAACACGATTGTACTGGATGTAAATCAAGGTGCGTGGAAATTGGAAACAGAACGTGGCGTCATTATGGATGGAGATAAATCAGAGCATCTCTTGGAGGCAATTCCAGTGATGGGCTGTTATTGTGACGTCATTGGTGTTCGTTCGTTTGCTCGTTTCGAGAATAAAGCAGATGATTATAATGAAAAGATATTGAATCAGTTTATTCAGTATTCCGGACGTCCAGTATTTAGTATGGAGGCTGCTACACGCCATCCGTTGCAGAGCTTTGCCGATTTGATAACAATCGAAGAATACAAGAAAACGGCTCGTCCAAAAGTTGTTATGACTTGGGCTCCGCATCCGAAAGCTTTGCCTCAGGCTGTTCCTAACAGCTTTGCGGAATGGATGAATGCGACTGATTATGAATTTGTCATTACTCATCCGGAAGGTTATGAATTAGATCCGAAATTTGTAGGTCATGCCAAAGTTGAATATGATCAGAAGAAGGCTTTGGAAGGGGCTGATTTTGTTTATGCAAAGAATTGGGCTGCTTATCAGGATCCGAATTACGGTAAGGTGATAAATATGGACCGCAGCTGGACGGTTGATACAGAGAAAATGGCTTTGACGAACAATGCCTATTTTATGCACTGCCTACCAGTCCGTAGGAATATGATTGTAACAGATGATGTTATCGAAAGTCCTCAGAGTATAGTTATCCCTGAAGCTGCCAATCGGGAAATTTCAGCACAAACCGTCTTGAAGAAAATTTTGGAAGGTTTAAAATAA
- a CDS encoding SusC/RagA family TonB-linked outer membrane protein: protein MDRTIKTQVRQLLMACFLGFSLGAKGQVELISSDTLRIDSLRVEEIKVGYAVGSQQTVSGAVDKVSEKRMNKGFVTTPLEALSGQSAGVSISSGENRAAMLSSVRVRGTTSLTGGNDPLVIIDGVSADLSALNTIYPADIESFTILKDASETAQYGSRGASGVIEVATKKGKSESFRVSYTGNYGIQSVYKNLEMLSADEFRAVARQLNVDILDLGNQTNFPEEITRLGVMQNHHIAFGGGTNTTNYRASIGMMDRKEVVQNNAYQNFTAKVNLSQKAFQDRFQLDMGLFGSLQKNNYLTDEQKTFYSAATFNPTFPNHRNVKTGSWDQITNASQITNPLAWLEVQDDESNAHFNTHMKLSLLLNRHLTFSVFGSYSYNVIENSQYLPTSVWAHGQAYKGENKTEDLLGNMMLSYANTWGKHKLDVLGLAEVQKKILTGFYTTVTNFTTDQYGYNNLQAGAVRLWEGTGSFYESPRLASFLARINYVYDGKYVLTANARADASSKVGENNRWGFFPSTSLAWILSEEGFLKDVSFLNNLKLRAGYGVSGNLGAIDSYNSLQLMKPNGVVSVNGAPTVTMGVIRNANPDLKWEVKRTVNVGLDAGFFQNRLILAADYYRAKTSDMLYLYDVGVPPFAYNKLLANLGSMENSGVELGLGITPLQKKDMELNINVNVAFQKNKLLSLSGMYNGQYMSAPQYTPIASLNGAGFHGGNNHIVYQIVGESLGVFYLPHCTGLVEQADGSYRYEVADLNGNGVNLEDGEDRYVAGQATPKATLGSNFSFRYRNFDISLQMNGAFGHKIYNGTALSYMNMGSFPDYNVMKGAPEQRIKDQTATDYWLENGDYVNFDYLTVGWNVPLGKLKKYIRYLRLSASVNNLATITAYSGLTPMINSSIVNSTLGVDDKRNYPVARSYSIGLNFQF from the coding sequence ATGGATCGTACCATTAAAACACAGGTGCGCCAGTTGTTGATGGCCTGTTTCTTAGGCTTTTCATTGGGCGCGAAGGGACAAGTGGAGTTAATCTCTTCAGATACATTGCGGATAGATTCATTGCGGGTCGAAGAAATCAAGGTCGGATATGCCGTCGGAAGCCAGCAAACCGTATCGGGGGCTGTCGATAAGGTTTCTGAAAAGCGGATGAATAAAGGATTTGTAACGACACCCTTGGAAGCTTTGAGCGGACAATCGGCGGGTGTCAGTATCTCTTCAGGAGAAAACCGGGCAGCGATGCTGTCGTCGGTACGTGTCAGAGGAACAACTTCTCTGACGGGAGGAAATGATCCCTTGGTAATTATTGACGGGGTATCGGCTGATCTGAGTGCATTGAATACGATTTATCCGGCCGACATTGAGAGTTTCACGATTTTGAAAGATGCGTCCGAGACTGCCCAATACGGATCTCGGGGTGCTTCCGGCGTAATTGAGGTGGCAACCAAGAAAGGGAAAAGTGAATCTTTTCGGGTAAGTTATACGGGAAATTATGGCATTCAGTCGGTTTACAAGAATCTGGAAATGCTTTCTGCCGATGAATTCCGGGCAGTAGCACGGCAACTGAATGTGGATATTCTGGATTTAGGCAACCAGACGAATTTTCCCGAAGAGATTACTCGTTTGGGAGTCATGCAAAATCACCATATCGCTTTTGGAGGCGGGACGAATACAACCAATTACCGAGCTTCTATCGGTATGATGGACCGGAAAGAAGTGGTGCAGAATAATGCGTATCAGAATTTTACGGCGAAGGTGAATCTGTCGCAGAAAGCCTTTCAGGATCGTTTTCAGTTGGATATGGGTTTGTTCGGTTCTTTGCAGAAGAATAATTACCTGACGGATGAACAAAAGACCTTCTATTCGGCGGCTACATTCAATCCGACTTTCCCAAATCATCGGAACGTGAAAACAGGCTCGTGGGATCAGATTACGAATGCCAGTCAGATCACCAATCCGTTGGCTTGGCTGGAGGTGCAGGATGATGAATCGAATGCCCATTTTAATACGCACATGAAACTTTCTCTGTTGCTGAACCGGCATCTGACGTTTTCTGTTTTTGGCTCGTATTCTTATAATGTCATAGAAAATTCGCAGTATCTGCCTACTTCGGTCTGGGCACACGGACAAGCTTACAAAGGGGAAAACAAGACGGAAGACTTGCTTGGCAACATGATGTTGAGCTATGCTAATACCTGGGGAAAGCATAAATTGGATGTCCTGGGATTGGCGGAAGTACAGAAAAAGATTCTGACCGGATTTTATACTACTGTGACCAACTTTACTACCGACCAGTATGGATATAATAACTTGCAGGCTGGTGCTGTCCGCTTGTGGGAAGGAACAGGTTCGTTTTATGAATCACCCCGGTTGGCTTCTTTCCTGGCCCGTATTAACTATGTGTATGACGGAAAGTATGTCTTGACGGCCAATGCCCGCGCGGATGCTTCGTCGAAAGTAGGAGAGAATAACCGTTGGGGATTTTTCCCTTCTACATCACTGGCGTGGATCTTGTCGGAAGAAGGTTTTCTGAAAGACGTCTCGTTTCTGAATAATCTGAAACTGCGTGCGGGTTATGGTGTATCGGGTAATTTAGGAGCCATTGATTCGTATAACTCTTTACAGTTAATGAAACCGAATGGGGTTGTTTCGGTAAACGGAGCACCTACGGTTACGATGGGTGTGATCAGAAATGCCAATCCGGATTTGAAATGGGAAGTGAAGCGGACGGTCAATGTCGGGCTGGATGCCGGTTTCTTCCAGAATCGTCTGATCTTGGCTGCCGATTATTATCGGGCTAAAACGAGTGATATGTTATATCTGTATGATGTGGGTGTACCACCGTTTGCCTATAATAAGTTATTGGCCAATTTAGGCTCGATGGAAAATAGTGGAGTCGAACTGGGCTTGGGCATCACTCCGCTTCAAAAGAAAGATATGGAACTGAATATTAATGTGAATGTTGCTTTCCAGAAGAATAAACTGTTATCGTTGAGCGGTATGTATAACGGACAATATATGTCGGCACCGCAATATACGCCGATAGCCAGCCTGAACGGAGCCGGTTTTCACGGTGGAAACAATCATATTGTATATCAGATAGTAGGAGAGTCGTTGGGTGTTTTCTATTTGCCGCATTGTACCGGATTGGTGGAACAGGCCGACGGCAGTTACCGGTACGAAGTGGCGGACTTGAATGGAAATGGGGTAAATCTGGAGGATGGAGAAGACCGTTATGTAGCAGGCCAAGCTACACCTAAGGCGACGTTGGGCTCGAACTTCAGTTTCCGATACCGCAACTTCGATATCTCCCTGCAGATGAATGGCGCTTTCGGACACAAGATTTATAATGGAACGGCACTGAGTTATATGAATATGGGAAGTTTCCCGGACTATAACGTCATGAAAGGTGCTCCCGAACAGCGGATCAAAGACCAGACCGCTACCGACTATTGGTTGGAAAACGGAGACTATGTCAATTTTGATTATCTGACAGTTGGCTGGAACGTACCTTTGGGGAAACTGAAGAAATATATTCGGTATTTGCGCTTGTCTGCGTCTGTAAATAATTTGGCAACCATAACCGCTTATTCTGGTTTGACGCCAATGATTAATAGTTCGATTGTGAACAGTACACTGGGAGTTGACGATAAACGGAATTATCCGGTGGCCCGTTCGTATTCAATCGGTTTGAATTTCCAATTTTAA
- a CDS encoding Rpn family recombination-promoting nuclease/putative transposase: MDKYVRFDWAMKRMLRDKANFAVLEGLLTVLLEEPIHILEILESEGNQQSEDDKFNRVDIKAKDSKDEIIIVEIQNTRELYYLERILYGVAKAITEHITLGQSYQAVKKIYSISILYFDIGKGSDYLYHGQNHFIGVHTKDELVISTKQENAIIHKLPAKIFPEYYLIRVNEFNQVAKTPLEEWISYLKNGVIRPDTTTPGLVEAKEKLQYYNMSSEERHAYDEHINAIMIQNDVLNSAKLEGKIEGRAEGKIEGRIEGMAEGKAEEKREIAKKLKAIGIPIEQIKQATGLSSEDIEQL, translated from the coding sequence ATGGATAAATATGTACGTTTCGACTGGGCGATGAAGAGAATGCTCCGGGATAAAGCCAATTTTGCTGTCCTGGAAGGTTTACTTACGGTGTTATTGGAAGAACCTATTCACATCCTGGAAATCTTAGAGAGTGAAGGAAATCAACAATCGGAAGATGACAAATTCAATCGCGTAGACATCAAAGCCAAAGACAGCAAAGATGAAATTATTATTGTAGAAATCCAGAATACAAGAGAATTGTATTATCTGGAAAGAATTCTTTACGGCGTAGCAAAAGCGATTACCGAACATATAACGCTCGGACAATCATACCAAGCCGTTAAGAAAATCTACTCCATCAGTATCCTGTATTTTGATATCGGAAAAGGAAGTGACTATTTATATCACGGACAAAACCATTTTATAGGAGTACACACCAAAGACGAACTGGTTATTTCGACCAAACAGGAAAATGCGATTATTCATAAATTACCGGCTAAAATATTTCCTGAATATTACCTGATTCGTGTCAACGAATTCAATCAGGTGGCTAAAACCCCATTGGAAGAATGGATCAGTTACTTAAAAAACGGAGTCATTCGTCCTGACACAACAACTCCTGGTTTGGTGGAAGCGAAAGAAAAGCTTCAATACTATAATATGAGTTCCGAAGAACGACATGCCTATGATGAGCATATCAATGCAATCATGATACAAAACGATGTCTTAAATTCGGCCAAACTGGAAGGTAAAATAGAAGGTCGAGCAGAAGGAAAAATTGAGGGACGAATAGAAGGTATGGCTGAAGGGAAAGCTGAAGAAAAACGGGAAATAGCGAAAAAGCTAAAAGCAATAGGAATCCCCATAGAGCAAATCAAACAAGCTACCGGTTTAAGCAGTGAAGATATTGAACAATTATAA
- a CDS encoding flavodoxin family protein → MKVILVNGSPHHKGCTFTALQEIEKELQAQGIETEIFWIGIRPLSSCMGCNYCLETGRCCMEDSVNLFLEKVTQADGFIFGSPVHFASATGALTSFMDRAFYGRAKLFANKPAAAIASCRRGGSSTTFDQLNKYFTISNMPVVSSNYWNTVHGNTPEEVAQDIEGLQTMRILGRNMAWLLKCIEAGKQAGINPPAFEARTNTNFIR, encoded by the coding sequence ATGAAAGTTATATTAGTTAACGGAAGCCCACATCACAAAGGATGTACTTTCACCGCTCTACAAGAAATAGAAAAGGAATTACAAGCACAAGGTATTGAAACGGAAATATTCTGGATTGGTATTCGCCCGCTTTCTAGCTGTATGGGCTGTAATTATTGCTTGGAAACAGGTCGCTGCTGCATGGAAGATTCAGTAAATCTGTTTTTAGAAAAAGTTACCCAGGCTGATGGATTCATCTTTGGATCACCCGTTCATTTTGCCTCTGCTACAGGAGCACTGACTTCATTTATGGACCGTGCCTTCTACGGACGTGCCAAATTATTCGCTAACAAACCAGCGGCCGCTATCGCCAGTTGCCGAAGAGGCGGTTCTTCTACCACTTTCGACCAACTGAATAAATACTTTACCATCAGTAATATGCCTGTCGTGTCTTCCAATTACTGGAATACGGTACATGGAAATACTCCAGAAGAGGTAGCTCAAGACATCGAAGGTTTACAAACCATGCGTATTCTTGGCAGAAACATGGCATGGCTGCTCAAATGCATTGAAGCCGGGAAGCAGGCAGGCATCAATCCGCCGGCCTTTGAAGCTCGTACCAATACAAACTTCATCCGCTAA
- a CDS encoding RagB/SusD family nutrient uptake outer membrane protein, with amino-acid sequence MKKFSLFLYISSLFLLMGCSKFLEEHPRDQISEEEAFDTPANIYLNTVATLYNYIGGNSDSQGLQGTYRGVYDLNTFTTDEAMLPTRGGDWYDGGFWQGLFLHRWGTNNYAIQATWEYLYKVIVLSNKSLEILQTLQKQHPEYELSPYLAEVRAIRALYYYYLVDLFGRVPLVLSSSTPMQDVKQSERSEVFRFIVDELQAALPDLSLERSNYPGDYYGRVTRPVAFFLLAKLALNCEVYLHDRWTTTARPDGKSIYFQVGDRSLNAWQTTMAYCDSLAVCGYRLSPAYTDNFKVYNEGSEENIFTIPMDKNLYTNQMQNLFRSRHYNHAKAYGLGGENGSSATIEALQTFGYGTDSVDTRFDACYFAGVVLDLNGDTVRLDNGTVLEYLPWDIQLDLSGLAAEKTAGARMKKYEVDSQGTKDGKLSDNDIVLFRYADALLMKSEAKVRNGENGDSELNEVRRRAGMPERKATLENILAERQLELAWEGWRRQDLVRFGRFTRTYSSRPQLPQEENGYTTVFPIPDNVLTLNKQLTQNPGY; translated from the coding sequence ATGAAGAAGTTCAGTTTGTTTCTATATATAAGTAGTCTTTTCCTGTTAATGGGATGCAGTAAATTCTTGGAAGAACATCCGCGTGATCAGATTTCTGAAGAAGAAGCCTTTGATACGCCAGCCAATATTTATCTGAATACAGTAGCTACCTTATATAATTATATAGGAGGAAATAGTGATAGTCAGGGTCTGCAAGGAACGTATCGTGGCGTATACGACTTGAATACGTTTACGACGGATGAGGCCATGCTTCCGACACGAGGCGGCGACTGGTACGACGGTGGTTTTTGGCAAGGATTGTTCTTGCATCGTTGGGGAACGAATAATTACGCGATCCAGGCGACCTGGGAATATCTGTATAAGGTGATCGTATTAAGTAATAAATCCCTGGAAATCTTACAGACCTTGCAGAAACAACATCCGGAGTACGAGTTGTCACCTTATTTGGCGGAAGTCCGGGCAATCCGTGCCTTATACTATTATTATTTGGTCGATCTTTTCGGGCGTGTGCCGTTGGTGTTGTCGTCGTCTACGCCGATGCAAGATGTAAAACAAAGCGAACGGAGTGAGGTTTTCCGGTTTATCGTGGATGAACTTCAGGCTGCATTACCCGATTTGAGTTTGGAACGAAGTAATTATCCGGGTGATTATTACGGACGGGTAACGCGCCCGGTGGCATTCTTTCTGTTGGCTAAACTGGCATTAAACTGCGAAGTCTATTTGCATGACCGGTGGACGACTACCGCCCGCCCGGATGGAAAGTCGATTTATTTTCAGGTAGGCGACCGTTCCCTGAATGCCTGGCAAACAACGATGGCATATTGTGATTCACTGGCAGTCTGTGGCTACCGACTTTCTCCTGCTTATACCGATAACTTCAAAGTCTATAACGAAGGTTCGGAAGAGAACATCTTTACCATTCCGATGGATAAGAATTTATATACGAATCAAATGCAGAATCTTTTCCGTTCCCGTCATTATAATCATGCCAAGGCGTATGGACTGGGAGGCGAGAATGGATCGAGTGCTACTATCGAAGCCCTTCAGACATTTGGTTACGGAACGGATTCTGTCGATACCCGCTTTGATGCCTGCTATTTTGCGGGAGTTGTATTAGACTTGAACGGTGATACGGTTCGGTTGGATAATGGAACGGTCTTGGAATATCTCCCTTGGGATATTCAGCTGGATCTTTCAGGACTGGCAGCCGAGAAGACGGCTGGAGCGCGGATGAAGAAATACGAAGTAGATAGTCAGGGAACGAAGGACGGAAAATTATCTGACAATGATATTGTCCTTTTCCGGTATGCGGATGCCCTGCTGATGAAGAGTGAGGCCAAAGTGAGAAACGGTGAGAATGGTGACAGCGAACTTAACGAAGTACGCCGGCGGGCAGGCATGCCGGAACGGAAAGCCACGCTTGAGAATATTCTGGCAGAACGTCAGTTGGAATTGGCTTGGGAAGGCTGGCGCCGACAAGACTTGGTTCGCTTTGGTCGGTTTACGAGGACATATAGCAGTCGCCCGCAGTTACCGCAAGAAGAAAATGGTTATACCACTGTTTTCCCGATTCCCGACAATGTACTTACACTGAATAAACAGCTGACACAAAACCCGGGATATTAA
- a CDS encoding RNA polymerase sigma-70 factor, producing the protein MNNISFSGLYTEYYKRSFLFVKSYVRDDRVAEDIASEALIQLWETLKTETVNTPLALLTTILKNRALNYLKHQAIEWEAMENISDKQMRDTSYRIATLQACNPEEMFSSEITRILEDTLASLPEQTRQIFIMSRYEQMSVKEIAETLHLAPKSVEYHITKSLKVLRVALKDYLPLLIWFL; encoded by the coding sequence ATGAATAATATCAGTTTCAGTGGATTATATACGGAGTACTATAAGCGGTCATTCCTGTTTGTGAAGTCGTATGTCCGCGATGACAGGGTGGCCGAAGATATTGCTTCAGAGGCTTTGATACAATTATGGGAGACTTTGAAGACGGAGACGGTAAATACGCCATTGGCCTTGCTGACGACTATCCTGAAGAATAGGGCACTGAATTACCTGAAGCATCAGGCCATCGAATGGGAAGCGATGGAAAATATCTCCGATAAACAGATGCGGGATACTTCTTATCGGATTGCTACTTTGCAGGCTTGTAATCCGGAAGAGATGTTTTCTTCTGAAATAACCCGGATATTGGAGGATACATTGGCTTCTTTACCCGAACAGACACGTCAGATCTTTATCATGAGCCGTTATGAACAGATGTCGGTGAAGGAAATAGCCGAAACCTTGCACTTGGCTCCCAAAAGTGTGGAATATCATATTACCAAATCATTGAAAGTCCTTCGCGTTGCCTTGAAAGATTATTTGCCTTTGCTGATCTGGTTCTTGTAA
- a CDS encoding amidophosphoribosyltransferase, with protein MGGFFGTISKSACATDLFYGTDYNSHLGTRRGGMATYDKENGFTRSIHNLENSYFRTKFEAALPKFVGNAGIGIISDTDAQPIVINSHLGKFAIVTVAKINNIDELEKELLDLNMHFSELSSGKTNQTELVALLITQGKNFVEGIENVYNRIKGSCSMLLLTEDGIIAARDKWGRTPIIIGKKDGAYAATSESSSLPNLGYEIDKFVGPGEIIRLRADGLEQMRKPNEGMQICSFLWVYYGFPVSSYEGKNVEEVRFACGYKMGQKDHSEVDCACGIPDSGVGMALGYAEGKGVPYHRAIAKYTPTWPRSFTPSNQEMRSLVAKMKLIPNRSMLEGKRILFCDDSIVRGTQLRDNVKILYDYGAKEVHMRIACPPLIYGCPFIGFTSSKSDLELITRRIIKELEGDENKNLDKYATTDSPEYKKMVSIIAERFGLTSLKFNTLETLIEAIGLPKCKVCTHCFDGSSHF; from the coding sequence ATGGGTGGTTTTTTCGGTACTATCTCTAAGTCGGCCTGTGCTACTGATTTGTTCTATGGTACGGACTACAATTCACATTTAGGAACCCGTCGAGGCGGTATGGCTACATACGATAAGGAAAATGGGTTTACACGTTCGATTCATAATCTGGAAAATTCTTATTTTCGCACCAAGTTTGAGGCAGCTCTGCCTAAATTCGTAGGAAATGCAGGTATTGGTATCATCAGTGATACAGATGCCCAACCAATCGTTATCAATTCTCATTTGGGTAAATTCGCGATTGTTACGGTTGCTAAGATCAATAATATTGACGAGCTGGAAAAAGAATTGCTCGATCTCAATATGCATTTTTCAGAATTAAGCTCGGGTAAGACCAATCAGACAGAACTGGTTGCTCTTTTGATTACACAAGGCAAGAATTTCGTAGAAGGTATTGAAAATGTTTATAACCGGATCAAGGGTTCTTGTTCGATGCTGTTGCTGACGGAAGACGGTATTATTGCCGCCCGTGATAAATGGGGGCGTACGCCGATTATTATCGGAAAGAAAGACGGCGCCTATGCAGCTACCAGTGAGTCAAGCAGTCTGCCGAACTTAGGATATGAAATAGATAAATTTGTCGGACCGGGAGAGATCATCCGCCTGCGGGCCGACGGATTGGAACAGATGCGGAAACCGAACGAAGGTATGCAGATTTGTTCTTTCCTGTGGGTTTACTACGGTTTCCCGGTTTCCAGCTACGAAGGGAAAAATGTGGAGGAAGTCCGCTTTGCCTGTGGATACAAGATGGGCCAGAAAGATCATTCGGAAGTAGATTGTGCCTGCGGTATTCCTGATTCAGGAGTAGGTATGGCGTTAGGATATGCAGAAGGAAAAGGAGTGCCTTATCATCGTGCCATAGCCAAATATACCCCGACCTGGCCGCGCAGTTTTACGCCGTCAAACCAGGAGATGCGTTCGCTGGTAGCTAAGATGAAGCTGATTCCGAACCGTTCGATGTTGGAAGGCAAGCGGATTCTGTTCTGCGATGATTCTATTGTCCGTGGAACCCAGTTGCGTGATAACGTAAAGATCCTGTATGATTATGGAGCAAAAGAAGTGCACATGCGTATCGCTTGCCCGCCGTTGATTTATGGTTGTCCTTTCATCGGATTTACTTCATCCAAGAGTGATCTGGAATTGATCACACGTCGTATTATTAAAGAACTGGAAGGCGACGAAAACAAGAATCTGGACAAGTATGCAACAACCGATTCTCCGGAATATAAGAAAATGGTTTCTATCATTGCTGAGCGTTTTGGTCTGACTTCTTTGAAATTCAATACGTTGGAGACGCTGATTGAAGCGATCGGATTACCTAAATGCAAGGTATGTACGCATTGTTTCGATGGAAGCAGTCATTTCTAA
- a CDS encoding alkaline phosphatase, with protein MYKRWSLLALIAVSSAGSLFAQSRIYIHSHNDYCQRVPFYQAYSQQVYSIEADIYTNADETGLLVAHDRDELPTALTIDELYINPIVTQFKRNQGKPWADNDHTLQLMIDLKTEEHPTLDLLVKKLQQYPEVFDPSVNPKAVKVLITGNTPKPEDFKNYPDFIFFDGRPQYDYTPEQLERIGLVSDSFDKYSHWNGKGAIIAPEKDKINQVIHKVHNWGKPVRFWGTPDGVTAWNTFHDMGIDIINTDKPELCSDFFKDFDRKNMQLAEKTVVQVSEEKASATRLDKATRSFEGFDQSSSYLNQPVEIYQPTFQSDNADRTPKNIILMIGDGMGLAQICAAQTVNQALTMLQLKHIGLLKTQAKDQYTTDSAGAGSSIATGQPTCNRYISANEDGSINPSLTEILAPRQYACGIVTLGNIADATPAAFYGHTTERDQTDEITRWLLKGNLSLLNGSGMSTLTDRKDGINLKEELAKQYVISTSVDEMNTNGDKEICVDERMGKATTEKSLPLLAEATQKAIQKLKNAGSKGFFLMIEGAKVDYAGHANFLPGSVLETLSFDQAVAEALRFADQNGETLVIVTADHETGGLTLVDGNVDKKKITARYMTDDHTPIMVPVFAYGPGSSKFCGAYQNTEIFHKILEILQIKP; from the coding sequence ATGTACAAAAGATGGAGCCTGCTGGCTCTTATTGCAGTCAGTTCTGCCGGATCGCTATTTGCGCAATCCCGCATCTATATTCATTCACACAATGATTACTGCCAGCGTGTTCCTTTTTACCAGGCTTATTCACAACAGGTATATTCCATTGAAGCCGATATTTATACAAATGCCGACGAGACGGGGCTGCTGGTTGCTCACGATCGGGACGAGCTGCCGACTGCTTTAACCATCGACGAGCTTTACATCAACCCGATTGTAACCCAGTTCAAACGTAATCAGGGAAAACCCTGGGCCGATAACGATCATACGCTGCAACTGATGATTGACCTGAAGACGGAAGAACATCCTACATTGGATCTATTGGTAAAGAAACTCCAACAATATCCCGAAGTATTTGACCCGTCGGTCAATCCGAAAGCCGTAAAAGTGCTGATCACAGGTAATACACCGAAACCGGAAGATTTCAAGAACTATCCGGATTTTATCTTTTTCGACGGAAGACCTCAATATGACTACACGCCGGAACAATTGGAACGAATCGGACTAGTCAGTGATTCGTTCGACAAATATTCACACTGGAACGGAAAAGGTGCCATCATTGCTCCAGAAAAAGATAAAATCAACCAAGTCATCCATAAAGTACACAACTGGGGAAAACCGGTCCGCTTTTGGGGAACACCCGACGGGGTAACGGCTTGGAATACATTTCATGACATGGGAATCGATATTATCAATACCGACAAACCAGAACTGTGCTCAGACTTCTTCAAGGACTTCGACCGTAAGAATATGCAACTGGCAGAAAAAACAGTTGTCCAAGTTTCGGAAGAAAAGGCCAGTGCAACCCGTTTGGACAAGGCAACCCGTTCTTTTGAGGGGTTTGACCAATCTTCCAGTTACTTGAATCAGCCGGTTGAAATCTATCAGCCAACTTTCCAATCGGATAATGCCGATCGAACTCCCAAGAATATTATCCTTATGATAGGTGATGGCATGGGACTGGCACAAATCTGCGCCGCCCAGACAGTCAACCAGGCATTGACTATGTTGCAACTGAAACACATCGGCCTGCTTAAGACCCAAGCAAAAGATCAATATACAACCGACTCAGCCGGAGCCGGCAGCTCCATAGCGACCGGACAGCCGACTTGTAACCGTTATATCAGTGCCAATGAAGACGGAAGCATCAATCCTTCCCTAACTGAGATTTTGGCACCACGACAGTATGCCTGCGGTATCGTAACCTTGGGCAATATAGCTGACGCAACCCCAGCGGCCTTTTACGGACATACAACAGAAAGAGACCAAACCGACGAAATTACCCGTTGGCTATTGAAAGGGAATTTATCCTTGCTCAACGGTTCCGGAATGTCGACCCTTACAGACAGGAAAGACGGCATCAACCTCAAAGAAGAATTAGCCAAACAATATGTCATCTCTACCTCGGTCGATGAAATGAATACTAATGGAGACAAGGAAATCTGTGTGGACGAACGGATGGGCAAAGCTACCACTGAAAAAAGTTTGCCTCTTCTGGCAGAAGCTACCCAGAAAGCGATACAGAAATTGAAGAACGCCGGCAGCAAAGGTTTCTTTCTGATGATTGAAGGAGCGAAAGTAGATTATGCCGGCCATGCCAACTTCTTGCCCGGCTCCGTTCTGGAAACGCTTAGTTTTGATCAGGCCGTAGCCGAAGCCCTCAGATTTGCCGACCAGAATGGAGAAACATTGGTAATCGTAACTGCCGATCATGAAACCGGAGGCTTGACACTGGTTGACGGAAACGTAGATAAAAAGAAAATCACAGCCCGTTACATGACCGACGATCACACACCTATCATGGTGCCAGTCTTTGCTTACGGTCCGGGCTCATCCAAGTTCTGTGGAGCTTATCAGAATACAGAAATATTCCACAAAATCCTGGAAATTCTACAAATCAAACCTTGA